A DNA window from Mucilaginibacter xinganensis contains the following coding sequences:
- a CDS encoding LytR/AlgR family response regulator transcription factor, which yields MNNITCIITDDEPFARKGLQGYVEKIGFLELKGVCEDALQLSDLLQKQPVDLLFLDIQMPHISGVEFLKALARPPKVIFTTAFENYAIQGFDLDIMDYLLKPISYERFLKAAWKARDYFSSKEQAPATVPYIFLKVNGKLEKINFDEILFIEGMENYVAVQLQNKKLITHSTIKNLLEKLPKGQFIQTHKSYIAAINQVDTIAGNTLHIKQYQVPVSKFLKEVVLGQIIK from the coding sequence ATGAATAACATAACCTGCATTATAACTGACGATGAGCCTTTTGCACGCAAAGGATTGCAGGGTTATGTAGAAAAAATTGGGTTCCTGGAGTTAAAAGGGGTTTGCGAAGATGCATTGCAGTTGAGCGATCTGTTGCAAAAACAACCGGTTGACCTGCTTTTTTTAGATATCCAAATGCCGCATATTTCGGGCGTTGAGTTTTTAAAAGCACTGGCCAGGCCACCCAAAGTTATCTTTACAACCGCATTTGAAAATTATGCCATCCAGGGGTTCGATCTGGATATTATGGATTATTTATTGAAGCCAATAAGCTACGAGCGTTTTTTAAAGGCTGCCTGGAAAGCCAGGGATTATTTTTCTTCAAAGGAGCAGGCTCCCGCCACTGTGCCTTATATTTTTTTGAAAGTAAACGGGAAGCTGGAAAAGATAAATTTCGACGAGATCCTGTTTATAGAGGGGATGGAAAATTACGTAGCTGTTCAGTTGCAAAACAAGAAACTGATTACGCACAGCACCATCAAAAACCTGCTTGAAAAACTACCTAAGGGGCAATTTATACAAACGCACAAATCGTACATTGCAGCAATAAATCAGGTTGATACCATTGCAGGCAATACCCTTCACATTAAACAATACCAGGTGCCGGTTAGTAAGTTTTTAAAAGAGGTAGTGCTTGGGCAAATAATAAAGTAA
- the kaiC gene encoding circadian clock protein KaiC has translation MTKENKKNRKISFHPQISKTPTGINGLDEITGGGIPTSRPTLICGEAGCGKTLLSLEFIVRGAMEFDEPGVFMAFEEKAAELTMNAGSLGFDLEQLQKEKKLKIDYVHIDRSEIQETGEFDLDGLFIRLGYAIDSIGAKRVVLDTIENLFSSLTNEAILRAELRRLFHWLKEKGVTAIITGERGDGRSLTRQGLEEYVSDCVILLDHRVINQISTRRLRIVKYRGSEHGTNEYPFLIDQDGISVLPVTSLKLEKEVSTERVSSGIPALDKMLGGKGFFKGGSVLVSGTAGTGKTSIAACFANEICNKKNRCLYFAFEESPKQIIRNMRSINMDLQKHVDKGLLQFMASRPTLHGLEQHLVAMHKLIKVFKPQAVILDPITNLITVGSVSEVKAMLIRLIDFLQEEQITVLFTALTLNTVVTEQTDEGVSSLVDAWLLVRDIEFNGERNRGMYIMKSRGMKHSNQVREFIITDKGIDLVEVYLGPDGVLTGSAREAQKLQERTGEILRNNAMGMKDREVLRKKKVLEAKIASLQSEFESAEEELNKIYIEEELVKKVTESNRQQILQRRRDDNEQNGGKGKN, from the coding sequence ATGACTAAAGAGAATAAAAAAAATAGAAAGATATCCTTTCACCCACAGATTAGTAAAACACCGACTGGTATTAACGGGCTGGACGAAATAACCGGCGGAGGTATCCCTACAAGTCGTCCAACGTTAATATGTGGTGAGGCAGGATGCGGAAAAACGTTGCTGTCGCTGGAATTTATTGTGAGAGGCGCGATGGAATTTGATGAACCGGGCGTTTTCATGGCCTTTGAAGAAAAAGCGGCTGAACTTACCATGAACGCGGGTTCCCTGGGCTTTGACCTGGAGCAGTTACAGAAAGAAAAAAAATTAAAAATAGATTACGTTCACATTGATCGCAGCGAGATCCAGGAAACCGGTGAATTTGACCTCGACGGCTTATTTATTCGTTTGGGCTACGCTATTGACAGCATAGGCGCAAAACGAGTTGTGCTGGATACCATTGAAAATCTATTTTCAAGTTTAACCAACGAAGCAATACTGCGTGCTGAATTACGCAGACTTTTCCATTGGTTAAAGGAAAAAGGGGTTACTGCAATTATTACCGGTGAGCGCGGGGATGGACGTTCCCTTACCCGCCAGGGGCTGGAAGAATATGTTTCTGACTGCGTGATCCTGCTTGATCACAGGGTGATTAACCAAATCTCGACCCGCAGGTTACGGATAGTGAAATACCGTGGATCAGAACACGGAACAAATGAATACCCTTTTTTAATTGACCAGGACGGTATCTCGGTCCTACCGGTTACCTCACTGAAGCTCGAAAAAGAAGTGTCAACAGAAAGGGTATCATCTGGAATCCCGGCGCTGGATAAGATGCTTGGCGGTAAAGGTTTTTTCAAAGGAGGAAGTGTACTGGTTTCGGGAACAGCAGGCACAGGTAAAACCAGTATAGCTGCCTGTTTTGCCAACGAAATTTGTAACAAAAAAAATCGTTGCCTGTATTTTGCTTTCGAAGAATCGCCAAAACAGATTATCCGCAACATGCGCTCCATCAATATGGACTTGCAAAAGCATGTCGATAAAGGCTTGCTGCAATTCATGGCGTCGCGCCCAACCCTGCACGGGTTAGAACAGCATTTAGTAGCCATGCATAAGCTAATTAAAGTTTTTAAACCACAGGCTGTTATACTGGATCCGATCACGAATTTAATAACTGTGGGGTCCGTTAGCGAGGTAAAAGCAATGCTGATAAGGCTGATTGACTTTTTACAGGAAGAACAAATTACGGTTCTATTTACGGCACTTACTTTAAATACCGTAGTAACTGAACAAACCGACGAAGGGGTATCATCACTGGTTGATGCATGGCTGTTGGTTAGGGATATTGAATTTAATGGTGAGCGCAACCGGGGTATGTACATCATGAAGTCGCGCGGGATGAAACACTCTAACCAGGTGCGGGAATTTATCATAACTGATAAAGGTATTGATTTGGTTGAAGTTTACCTGGGCCCTGACGGCGTACTTACAGGCTCGGCGCGTGAAGCACAGAAATTACAGGAACGGACCGGAGAAATTTTGCGTAACAACGCTATGGGCATGAAAGACCGCGAGGTGTTACGCAAAAAGAAAGTACTGGAAGCCAAGATAGCGAGCCTGCAAAGCGAGTTTGAATCGGCTGAAGAAGAATTAAATAAAATATATATAGAAGAAGAACTGGTTAAAAAGGTAACTGAAAGTAACCGCCAGCAAATATTGCAAAGACGCCGCGACGATAATGAGCAGAACGGCGGGAAAGGAAAGAATTAA
- a CDS encoding circadian clock KaiB family protein → MTELPKVPPVVNNFPDDDIFRLRLFVTGATPNSTRAISNIKEFCETYLKNRYELEIVDVYQQPLIAESEQLIAIPMLIKSSPSPQKKLIGDMSNTDKILRALNLPSRQ, encoded by the coding sequence ATGACGGAACTACCAAAAGTGCCACCAGTTGTCAATAATTTTCCCGATGATGACATTTTTCGTCTGCGCTTATTTGTAACCGGCGCTACACCAAATTCAACACGGGCAATTTCAAACATTAAGGAGTTTTGTGAAACTTACCTTAAAAACAGGTATGAGCTTGAAATAGTGGATGTGTACCAGCAACCGCTAATTGCAGAAAGCGAACAGCTGATAGCTATACCTATGCTTATAAAAAGTTCCCCTTCGCCACAAAAAAAACTAATAGGCGACATGTCAAATACTGACAAGATACTGCGGGCACTAAATTTACCATCAAGGCAATAA
- a CDS encoding PAS domain-containing sensor histidine kinase, with amino-acid sequence MEQPKITYEQLLNDNEELQLQLEEANDTIEAIRTGQIDALVVNDGDGHQLYTLKTADQTYRVFIQKMNEGAVTVNREGLILYSNSRFATMVGMPLEKTIGLTFDIFIAPESRDIYDEVIANAWEEDCKEEILLINTDKNRIPCLLSCNTLELDEGLSLSLILTDLSILKETEKQLKIKNLQLAAAHLATERLNNQLEDTVKERTNELLLSRERFKYLANNIPQMTWTNLPNGEVDYYNEQWYNYTGLSQEESKKSGWESVLYPDDFQTTMDRFSSSLQSGEVFEVENRYKRGFDGAYRWHLNRAVPMRNEKNEIVFWVGTATDIEDQKREMDRKDEFIGIASHELKTPLTSLKGYLQLISSYKRDELPAAVKQYIEKANISINKLQRLINDLLDVSKIQAGKLEYAFSKVNLTELIQACVENAAHIHPESNFIVRDGHNYTVQGNSERLEQVLMNLINNAVKYSPQNKDVIIQTSTDNDNVRVTITDFGIGLSAAQIDRIFERFYRVEDKKYMTSGLGMGLYISAEIIDYHNGQIGVQSEQGKGSTFYFELPLWKV; translated from the coding sequence ATGGAACAGCCAAAAATAACATATGAGCAGTTATTAAACGATAACGAAGAACTTCAGCTGCAATTGGAAGAAGCCAATGACACCATTGAAGCAATTCGCACCGGGCAGATAGACGCGTTAGTAGTTAATGACGGGGACGGACACCAGCTTTACACATTAAAAACAGCCGACCAAACCTACCGGGTATTTATACAAAAAATGAACGAAGGTGCTGTAACCGTAAATCGCGAAGGGCTTATATTATACAGCAATTCGAGGTTTGCAACTATGGTTGGTATGCCGCTGGAAAAGACTATTGGCCTTACGTTCGATATATTCATAGCGCCAGAGTCGCGTGATATTTACGACGAAGTAATAGCAAATGCCTGGGAGGAAGACTGCAAAGAAGAGATTTTGCTTATTAACACGGATAAAAACCGCATTCCCTGCCTCCTATCCTGTAATACGCTTGAGTTGGATGAGGGCCTTTCTTTAAGCCTGATATTAACAGATCTTTCAATACTTAAAGAAACTGAAAAACAACTAAAGATAAAAAACCTGCAGCTGGCAGCTGCCCACCTGGCAACCGAAAGGTTAAACAACCAGCTGGAAGATACAGTAAAGGAACGCACAAACGAGCTTTTGTTAAGCCGTGAACGTTTTAAGTATCTCGCTAACAACATTCCGCAAATGACGTGGACCAACCTCCCCAACGGGGAAGTTGACTATTATAACGAACAATGGTATAATTACACAGGCCTTAGCCAGGAAGAATCAAAAAAGTCCGGATGGGAAAGTGTGTTATATCCTGACGATTTCCAAACTACCATGGACCGGTTTTCATCATCTCTACAATCAGGCGAAGTATTTGAAGTTGAAAACCGTTATAAAAGAGGTTTTGACGGTGCATACCGCTGGCATTTAAACAGGGCAGTGCCAATGCGAAATGAAAAGAATGAAATTGTGTTTTGGGTAGGTACGGCTACAGATATTGAGGATCAAAAAAGGGAAATGGACCGCAAAGATGAATTCATCGGGATAGCCAGCCATGAACTTAAAACGCCCTTAACAAGCTTGAAGGGCTATTTACAACTTATTTCCTCATACAAACGCGATGAATTACCGGCGGCTGTAAAACAGTATATTGAAAAAGCTAACATATCAATAAATAAGCTGCAGCGCCTTATTAACGACCTGCTGGATGTAAGCAAAATCCAGGCTGGAAAACTGGAATATGCTTTTTCGAAAGTTAATTTGACTGAATTGATACAGGCATGCGTTGAAAACGCTGCACATATACACCCGGAAAGCAATTTCATTGTCCGCGATGGACATAACTATACAGTACAGGGAAATTCTGAGCGGCTGGAACAGGTATTGATGAACCTTATCAATAACGCGGTAAAATACTCGCCGCAAAACAAAGATGTTATCATTCAAACATCAACCGATAATGACAATGTTAGGGTGACCATTACCGATTTTGGTATTGGGTTATCTGCTGCGCAGATAGACAGGATATTTGAGCGTTTTTACCGCGTTGAAGACAAAAAGTACATGACCAGCGGCTTGGGTATGGGCCTTTACATTTCTGCTGAGATCATTGATTACCATAATGGCCAAATTGGCGTACAAAGCGAACAAGGCAAAGGTTCAACCTTTTACTTTGAGTTACCTTTGTGGAAAGTTTAA
- a CDS encoding MutS-related protein: MNFDIDRQTLNDLAIFPNNNARQSIFNLFNQTSTIGGNEVLQDMFNNPLIDPVQIKERLEVFWYLQKHNIKISFNRNDYDFAEFYLKKHYHAQPFSAITRFLEKIIYAFKFNNNDYYVIQTGIENMLSILNGLIKFAVDLQGNLPKKIQEFRSIILNTFQSKEFEWLKQLINKPNRNATDIAKADHFFRQLAFDRVKILLNVAYQLDVYQSVNQSGKALGFTFPVISETGATGVIIKGLFHPFIADAKSNDIEFSPGKNVCFITGTNMAGKSSLLKSIGIAVYLSQLGLPVPASSMVTSAFNGLITTINLADDLEQGHSHFYKEVLRVKHVAEKLNQSKSIFVIFDELFRGTNVKDAYDASLAIIAAFAEVKTCFFVVSTHIVEVAHELSSIENINFRYMETIFEDTNPVNSYKLKEGITEERLGMWIVKNERILEIIKDALKS; the protein is encoded by the coding sequence ATGAATTTTGATATAGACAGGCAAACATTAAATGATTTGGCAATATTTCCAAATAACAACGCCCGCCAATCTATATTTAATCTTTTTAATCAAACAAGTACAATTGGTGGTAACGAAGTGTTACAGGATATGTTCAACAATCCGCTTATTGATCCTGTTCAAATAAAGGAAAGGCTTGAAGTATTTTGGTATCTTCAGAAACACAATATCAAAATTAGCTTTAATAGAAACGATTATGATTTCGCGGAATTTTATTTGAAAAAGCATTATCATGCTCAACCATTTTCAGCTATAACCAGGTTCTTAGAAAAAATAATTTATGCGTTTAAGTTTAATAATAACGACTATTACGTAATCCAAACCGGCATAGAAAATATGCTCTCAATACTTAATGGTTTAATAAAATTCGCGGTTGACCTGCAAGGCAATCTGCCTAAAAAAATCCAGGAATTCCGGTCAATTATTTTAAATACCTTCCAGTCAAAAGAATTTGAATGGCTAAAACAACTTATCAACAAGCCTAATCGCAACGCTACGGACATAGCGAAAGCAGACCACTTTTTCAGGCAGTTAGCCTTTGATCGGGTTAAGATTTTGTTAAATGTCGCTTACCAGTTGGATGTTTACCAATCGGTTAATCAAAGTGGGAAGGCCCTGGGTTTTACATTTCCGGTGATTAGTGAAACCGGCGCAACTGGAGTAATTATTAAGGGCCTGTTCCACCCGTTTATTGCGGACGCTAAAAGTAATGATATTGAGTTTAGTCCGGGCAAAAATGTTTGTTTTATTACAGGGACTAATATGGCTGGAAAATCCTCTTTGCTTAAATCGATCGGAATTGCTGTCTATTTATCGCAACTGGGCCTTCCGGTGCCGGCAAGCAGTATGGTAACATCTGCATTTAACGGTCTGATTACAACCATTAACCTTGCGGACGACCTGGAACAGGGACATAGCCACTTTTATAAAGAAGTATTGAGGGTTAAACATGTTGCCGAAAAACTAAATCAGTCAAAAAGTATTTTCGTGATTTTTGACGAACTGTTCAGAGGGACGAATGTTAAAGATGCTTATGATGCCTCTCTTGCTATAATCGCTGCCTTCGCAGAAGTAAAAACCTGTTTCTTTGTAGTTTCTACACACATTGTTGAGGTTGCTCATGAATTGTCATCTATTGAAAATATTAATTTCCGGTATATGGAAACTATTTTCGAAGATACAAACCCGGTAAACAGTTATAAACTTAAAGAGGGGATTACAGAAGAGCGCTTAGGAATGTGGATTGTGAAAAACGAACGTATTTTGGAAATTATAAAGGACGCTTTAAAATCTTAG
- a CDS encoding enoyl-CoA hydratase/isomerase family protein: MPETDNGSVSLSTSVSGIATITFYHPAQNSLPAALLDDLTEKINQAGNDTTTRIIILKSGGDRTFCAGASFDELLQIKDKEAGAAFFSGFARVINACRKSPKIIIARVQGKAVGGGVGLAAAADYCLATTFASIKLSELAIGIGPFVISPAVIRKVGLPAFSQLTIRAIDFQTAQWAMEKGLYNEVYPDVISLDAALDTLTGKLASYHPEALKGLKEILWEGTEDWDALLHERAAISGELVLSEFTQNALNSFLKS; this comes from the coding sequence ATGCCTGAAACCGACAACGGAAGTGTAAGCCTTAGTACCAGTGTTAGTGGTATTGCAACCATAACCTTTTATCACCCGGCTCAAAATTCATTGCCTGCCGCTTTGCTTGATGACCTTACTGAAAAAATTAACCAGGCGGGGAACGATACCACAACCCGTATAATTATATTAAAAAGCGGCGGCGACCGTACCTTTTGTGCCGGCGCCAGCTTTGACGAATTATTGCAGATAAAGGATAAAGAAGCAGGGGCGGCTTTTTTTTCGGGCTTTGCGCGGGTTATTAATGCCTGCCGCAAATCACCCAAAATTATTATTGCACGTGTACAGGGAAAGGCCGTTGGTGGTGGGGTAGGCCTTGCAGCAGCAGCAGACTATTGCCTGGCTACCACGTTTGCATCAATAAAGCTAAGTGAACTGGCCATTGGTATAGGCCCGTTTGTAATATCGCCCGCCGTTATACGCAAAGTAGGTTTGCCCGCATTTTCACAATTAACCATTAGGGCCATTGATTTTCAGACCGCGCAATGGGCTATGGAAAAAGGCCTGTATAATGAGGTATATCCGGATGTTATTTCATTGGATGCAGCGCTTGATACCCTTACCGGTAAACTCGCATCCTATCATCCGGAAGCATTAAAAGGCCTGAAGGAAATTTTATGGGAGGGTACTGAAGATTGGGACGCTTTATTGCACGAACGTGCTGCTATAAGCGGTGAACTTGTACTGTCTGAATTTACGCAAAATGCCCTAAATAGCTTTTTGAAATCGTAA
- a CDS encoding circadian clock KaiB family protein → MKTKGYKYELRLYIAGKTAKSQTALANLNKYCEEYLEGEYKIEVIDLLVQPQLAEGDQIFAVPTLVRKVPEPIRKIIGDLSNEEKVLVGLNIRPANINL, encoded by the coding sequence ATGAAAACCAAAGGATATAAGTATGAGTTGAGGCTCTACATAGCCGGCAAAACTGCAAAATCGCAAACCGCATTGGCTAACCTTAACAAATATTGCGAAGAGTATTTAGAAGGTGAATACAAAATTGAAGTTATTGACCTGCTGGTTCAACCACAGCTTGCAGAGGGCGACCAGATTTTTGCAGTACCTACACTGGTACGCAAAGTGCCCGAGCCGATACGTAAAATTATCGGTGATTTATCAAACGAAGAAAAAGTATTGGTAGGCCTAAATATCCGCCCAGCTAACATAAACTTATAA
- a CDS encoding MutS-related protein, which produces MFYWLFTAVVFAAILIGFYIYNYFDNLNTTRRNLERIQNKWGRPVNARRNFKLIATLLNAYEGPCKITGTIADDLDLNNIFNYIDRTNSKPGKQYFYKRLFTPDTDFEALLKFDKKIDALNMPRPDQERIELELAKLNSPDAYFLAELFLKEHEFLLVPLMSLYIRISGLAIIGLVISLFIAPNLVCFMVLIALLIGNVALHYGTRNKISSYTRSLPQLMILHNVAKRLTKKLAMENDEQVRISLNLLAGLNRTLNLVSFESKLAGNPDNLSYAVYKLIKLLFLLEPLMFITSVKRINKYRGDIEVLYNYVAEIDMLIAIQSVRIGLPHYSKPVFYTENMQMDLNDMFHPLIYNCVPNSIHTRTDEGVLITGSNMSGKTTFIRSIAINTLLAQTIYTTCTSGYKAPLLRLQTSIRTTDDLGEHKSYFQAEALSILDIINQSGGDEPVKSLIIIDEIFRGTNTIERIAAAKSVLTYLTDNKNFVFVSTHDLELAELLDNDYAVYSFEETVNDTRLVFDYKMKTGVLKNRNGIAILETIGYPETVVEDAYIVSEELKRKYVL; this is translated from the coding sequence ATGTTTTATTGGTTATTTACTGCGGTTGTATTCGCTGCCATCCTGATTGGTTTTTACATATATAATTATTTTGATAACCTTAATACCACCCGGAGAAATTTGGAAAGGATTCAAAACAAATGGGGCAGGCCGGTAAATGCCAGGCGAAACTTTAAGTTGATTGCAACCTTGTTAAACGCGTATGAAGGCCCCTGTAAAATAACCGGTACCATAGCTGACGACCTTGACCTCAACAATATCTTCAACTATATTGACCGGACAAACTCCAAACCCGGAAAGCAATATTTCTATAAAAGACTTTTTACTCCCGACACTGATTTTGAAGCACTATTAAAATTCGATAAAAAAATTGACGCCCTGAACATGCCCAGGCCTGACCAGGAACGTATTGAGCTTGAACTGGCAAAGCTTAACAGCCCTGATGCCTACTTTTTAGCTGAGCTATTTTTAAAAGAGCATGAATTTTTGCTGGTACCGCTTATGAGCCTTTACATCCGCATTTCGGGTTTAGCTATAATCGGGCTGGTAATATCGTTGTTTATAGCGCCTAACCTGGTATGTTTTATGGTTTTAATAGCGTTGCTTATTGGTAATGTTGCGTTGCATTATGGTACCCGTAATAAAATATCCTCTTATACCCGGTCATTACCGCAGTTAATGATCTTGCACAACGTGGCAAAACGTCTTACCAAAAAGCTTGCCATGGAAAATGATGAACAGGTAAGGATCAGCTTAAATTTATTAGCCGGATTAAACCGCACACTAAACCTGGTTAGTTTTGAGAGTAAGCTTGCGGGTAACCCCGATAATTTGAGTTATGCGGTTTACAAACTGATAAAGCTGCTTTTTCTGTTAGAACCTTTAATGTTTATTACTTCTGTTAAAAGGATAAACAAATATCGCGGCGATATTGAGGTGCTTTACAACTATGTAGCCGAAATTGATATGCTTATCGCTATCCAGTCAGTTAGGATTGGGCTGCCACACTACAGCAAGCCTGTTTTTTATACTGAAAATATGCAGATGGATCTCAACGATATGTTTCACCCGCTTATTTATAATTGCGTGCCTAATTCTATTCATACCCGTACAGATGAGGGGGTGCTGATAACAGGTTCAAATATGTCGGGCAAAACTACTTTTATCAGGTCAATTGCTATCAACACGCTTCTGGCGCAAACTATTTATACTACCTGCACCAGTGGTTATAAAGCTCCATTATTAAGGCTTCAAACCAGTATCAGGACTACCGATGATTTGGGTGAGCATAAGAGTTATTTCCAGGCCGAGGCGCTATCTATACTTGATATTATTAATCAAAGCGGCGGCGATGAGCCTGTAAAGAGTCTTATCATCATTGACGAAATATTCAGGGGTACAAACACTATTGAGCGGATTGCCGCAGCAAAATCAGTGCTTACCTATTTAACTGATAACAAGAATTTTGTTTTTGTGTCAACCCACGATCTGGAACTGGCCGAATTATTGGATAACGATTACGCTGTTTATTCTTTCGAAGAAACCGTTAATGACACCCGCCTTGTATTTGATTACAAGATGAAAACTGGCGTGCTTAAAAATAGAAACGGTATTGCTATATTAGAAACCATTGGCTACCCCGAAACCGTTGTTGAAGACGCTTATATCGTGAGCGAGGAGCTAAAACGGAAGTATGTTTTATAG
- a CDS encoding sensor histidine kinase produces MNFLKKYIFPALYGLLVYFTVRLLHDTDINQRFWERRFYINAVEMTCSAIVGYLSIYIFRRLFKYYDKRWPLQLSYWGVVRELVILVGASLVLVNVIFVPMDMALHRGDWKAWWIPWADVADINMIPTLYAIIYYGIARSSTWLKAYVNNKVQLEKLANDHLETELKFLKAQYHPHFLFNAINTIYFQMDEDICGAKNSIEKFSELLRYQLYDQQQQVPVINELEYLQSFIDLQKTRSSDKLKMKVAFDEGLNGQQVYPLLFLPLVENAFKFIGGDYEMAITAQLSGNEIVFRVENSVHPIKQPMNTNGSGIGLDNLKRRLDLLYPNKHNLLIVNNYNNFFGEIKLQYE; encoded by the coding sequence ATGAATTTTTTGAAAAAATATATATTCCCTGCCTTGTACGGCTTGCTGGTATATTTCACCGTCAGGCTGCTACATGATACCGATATTAACCAGCGGTTTTGGGAAAGGCGGTTTTATATCAATGCCGTGGAGATGACCTGCTCGGCCATTGTAGGATATTTATCCATTTATATTTTCCGAAGATTATTTAAGTATTATGACAAGCGCTGGCCGTTACAGCTATCCTACTGGGGAGTGGTGAGGGAACTTGTGATATTGGTGGGCGCCAGCCTGGTATTGGTCAATGTGATATTTGTTCCGATGGATATGGCCCTGCACCGGGGCGACTGGAAAGCCTGGTGGATACCTTGGGCTGATGTGGCAGACATCAACATGATCCCAACCTTGTATGCTATTATTTATTATGGCATAGCGCGTAGCAGCACCTGGTTAAAGGCCTATGTCAATAATAAGGTGCAGTTAGAAAAGTTAGCTAATGACCATCTGGAAACCGAACTTAAATTTCTGAAAGCACAGTATCACCCACATTTTTTATTCAACGCAATTAATACCATTTATTTCCAGATGGATGAGGATATCTGCGGGGCAAAAAACAGCATCGAGAAGTTTTCTGAGTTGTTAAGGTACCAACTGTATGATCAGCAACAGCAGGTGCCGGTAATAAATGAGCTGGAATACCTGCAAAGCTTTATCGACCTGCAGAAAACAAGGAGCAGCGATAAGCTAAAAATGAAAGTTGCGTTTGATGAAGGTTTAAACGGACAGCAGGTTTACCCTTTATTGTTTTTGCCGCTGGTTGAAAATGCTTTTAAATTTATTGGTGGAGATTATGAGATGGCTATTACTGCTCAATTGTCTGGAAATGAGATTGTTTTCCGCGTTGAAAATTCGGTTCACCCGATTAAGCAACCGATGAACACAAACGGCAGCGGTATTGGCCTTGATAACTTAAAGCGCAGGCTTGATCTTTTATATCCCAATAAACATAACTTGCTCATCGTTAACAACTATAATAATTTTTTTGGCGAAATAAAGCTGCAATATGAATAA